The DNA window GGGTTCCCGACCGACTTCGCGTCGTCACCGTCGAGGACGAAGACCGCGCGGTCGATCGCGGTGTTCGAACCGGGCGCCGGCTGCTCGCAGACCGCCCAGGTCTTCTCCTGCTCGGCGTCCTCCTTGGTGGGCAGCCGATCCGGGGCGTAGGGGATGCCGAGCGTCGCGCCGTGCGGGATGCCGCTCTTGTCGATGTCCTTCCCCGGGACCTCGATGACGGTGCCCTTGCCCTTGTCTAGCAGGAGCTTGGCGGAGGCGTAGTTGAGGACGGGGTGCAGCGTCGCGACCTGCTTGCCGTTCTCGGCCTTGTCCTTGATGACGACGTAGCGCGTCGTGGAATCGCTGTCGACGATGATGTGCGCGCCGGGGGTGTCCCAGCCCTTGGGCGCCGAGGGCTTGATCACACCCCAGGCGATGAATCCGATCACCAGGACAACACCCACCGCCAGGCTGGGCATCACGGTACGGATGGGACGCGGTGCGCCCTCGTCGGAGCCTCCGGGCGAAGGTGCCAGGAACGCTGCGACTGTGCGCTTGCGAGCGAACGTATAGGCGGCGAGCTCATCCCGACGCGTTGCCATGGTCCTGGCTCTCCCGTTTGGTCGTGCGTAAAGGCTGCTTCAGCCGATCAGGCTGGTCGTGCGTAAAGGCTGCTTCAGCCGATCAGGCCACCTACTATGCACTGCGCCGCGCGACCGTGATCCACCAGGTGCGGCGTCCCCGCCGCATCTTCACAGGGCTGTGCCATGTTCGTAGCCCGGCACCTGTGTCGCCCCGTGTTCATCAACGGGTACCGTGACCACTCGCACGACTGACGTGGGCAATTGTGGCCCCTGGCCCCGTCGCTGAGATCCGGTCGAGGGATCCGCGCCGACGACGGCCACCACTTCGCGAAAGGGATGTCCCGGGGGATGACCAGCGCTACGAGCACTCGGCGCGGACGCCGCGCACAGCAGCCACCGGGCCGCGGCCGCAGAGCCGCCCCGGCCCCGGCCCCGGCTCCGGCGGCCGGCAACTCCGCGGCGCCGCGCACGCTGCCCCACCCCGGCGGCCTGGGTCCGCTGCGGCTCCAGCAGCTCATCCTGGTCGAACTGGCGGCAGCCGTCATGCTGGCCGCCTGGGTCACCTCCGAGCGCTGGGTGCTGGCACCCGCCGGCGCCGTGGCTGCGCTGCTGCTGCTCCTGGCGATCCTGCGCAGGCACCACCGGCCGCTGCCGGAGTGGTACGACACGGCCCGCGCCCTCAAGCGCCGCCAGCGCGAGGCCAAGCTGCCCGTTCCGCCCGGTACGGACCCGCTGCTGGCGCCGACGGTGGAGTGCGATTCGGCCCTGCGGACGTACACCTTCGTCTCCCGTGACGAACGCTCGATCGGCATGATCGGTGACGGGTCGTTCCTGACCGCGGTGCTCTTCGTGCAGCCGGGCGACGAGCCGCTGCGTCCCGGTTTCGCCGGCCGGCAACTGCCGCTCCAGCTGGTCCAGGACGCGCTGGAGGTCGACGGCATCCGCCTCGCCTCCGCGCAGGTCGTGCAGCACACCCAGCCGGCCCCCGCGCCCCATCTGCCCCAGCAGTCCGTCGCCGCGCGGTCGTACGGACCCCTCCAGGCCCAGGCCGGTTCTCCCGCGCTGCGGCTCACCTGGGTCGCCCTCAAGCTCGACCCCGAACTGTGCCCCGAGGCCGTCGAGGCGCGGGGTGACGGTGTCCCCGGCGCCCAGCGCGCACTGCTGCGCGTGGCGGACCAGTTGGCGAGCCGGCTGGCCGGCGCGGG is part of the Streptomyces agglomeratus genome and encodes:
- the eccE gene encoding type VII secretion protein EccE codes for the protein MTSATSTRRGRRAQQPPGRGRRAAPAPAPAPAAGNSAAPRTLPHPGGLGPLRLQQLILVELAAAVMLAAWVTSERWVLAPAGAVAALLLLLAILRRHHRPLPEWYDTARALKRRQREAKLPVPPGTDPLLAPTVECDSALRTYTFVSRDERSIGMIGDGSFLTAVLFVQPGDEPLRPGFAGRQLPLQLVQDALEVDGIRLASAQVVQHTQPAPAPHLPQQSVAARSYGPLQAQAGSPALRLTWVALKLDPELCPEAVEARGDGVPGAQRALLRVADQLASRLAGAGFEATILDENELVQALATSSCLNPRANAQRGQDGRPAQRRTVESVRSWRVDDRWHSTYWISRWPQLGDGGVALPQLITQFTSLPVLATTFSMTLSKAGNRGISVTGHVRITGRGENELGQVRRDLERAASASKVGLVRLDREQVPGALATLPLGGTY